In Molothrus aeneus isolate 106 chromosome 4, BPBGC_Maene_1.0, whole genome shotgun sequence, the following are encoded in one genomic region:
- the UBOX5 gene encoding RING finger protein 37 — MVINVCLPQFKPRIHCNKISADGYEVENLISEDLARRNRGFRSEYFIKPPVHVTISFPFNVEICRINIDISSGGYQTFSGLEIYTSTSCNKTSWQSPEGQCSGLAGQPVSDKDTFTLVGKAVLKNQSKVTFGHRGFKPRPPFHQMENVFSYPGSVSQDLWNKGPASLSNVSHLKICITHVAGGGLPSIKRLEVWGQPAKSCPQEVIEGVFQVASQFLAQDVGSLKPELWTPMESDCVPFSANEQQTLHKLVDVVQDIPEEFLDPITLEIMTLPMLLPSGKVIDQSTLEKCNRSEASWGRVPSDPFTGVAFSQHSQPLPHPTLKARIDHFLLQHSIPGTNLLGRAHSSESLVPSSITMSSLKRKMDCMDQGSLQPPYFSATNLLVTSTSENSAKKMKTDSDSHLIQMDCSTELVSHEQKLSESLDTALTSALSSMPSFTAKLMKSQQQAPGEGGCSTSWSLGTALEHGRSPQSQGCASCGKSFSCYFKAEPVYQLPCGHLLCRPCLAEPRAPASPIHCGSCKRAAATHDVRRVHF; from the exons ATGGTAATAAACGTCTGTCTGCCACAGTTCAAGCCAAGAATTCACTGCAACAAG ATCTCTGCTGATGGCTACGAGGTGGAGAACCTGATCTCCGAGGACCTGGCCAGGAGGAACCGCGGTTTCCGCAGCGAGTACTTCATCAAACCCCCGGTGCACGTCACCATCTCCTTCCCCTTCAACGTGGAGATCTGCAGGATCAACATTGACATCTCCTCTGGGGGCTACCAGACCTTCTCTGGCCTGGAAATTTACACCTCTACCTCATGCAACAAAACCTCttggcagagccctgaggggcAGTGCTCAGGTCTGGCCGGGCAGCCTGTGTCGGACAAGGACACCTTCACCCTGGTGGGCAAAGCTGtcttaaaaaatcagagcaAAGTGACTTTTGGCCACAGAGGCTTCAAGCCCAGGCCTCCCTTCCATCAGATGGAAAATGTCTTCTCCTACCCCGGCTCGGTGTCCCAAGATCTCTGGAACAAAGGGCCGGCCTCGCTCAGCAACGTGTCCCACCTGAAAATCTGCATCACCCACGTGGCCGGGGGGGGCCTGCCCAGCATCAAGAGGCTGGAGGTGTGGGGACAGCCTGCCAAGTCCTGCCCACAGGAGGTCATCGAGGGGGTCTTCCAGGTGGCCTCCCAGTTCCTGGCCCAGGACGTCGGCAGCCTCAAGCCGGAGCTGTGGACGCCGATGGAGAGCGACTGCGTCCCCTTCAGTGCCAACGAGCAGCAGACCCTGCACAAGCTGGTGGACGTTGTCCAAGACATCCCTGAAGAATTCCTGGACCCCATCACTCTGGAGATCATGACTTtacccatgctcctgccctctgGGAAGGTGATTGACCAGAGCACCCTGGAGAAGTGCAACCGCAGCGAGGCGTCCTGGGGCCGCGTCCCCAGCGATCCCTTCACGGGCGTGGCCTTCagccagcactcccagcccctACCTCACCCCACCCTCAAGGCCAGGATAGACcacttcctgctgcagcacagcatccctggcaccaacctgctgggcagggctcactCCTCGGAGAGCCTGGTGCCCTCCTCCATCACCATGTCctctctgaaaaggaaaatggacTGCATGGATCAGGGCTCCCTGCAGCCGCCCTATTTTTCTGCTACAAACTTACTTGTCACTTCTACCTCAGAGAACAGtgctaaaaaaatgaaaactgacaGTGATTCCCACTTGATCCAGATGGACTGTTCCACAG AGCTGGTGTCCCACGAGCAGAAGCTGTCGGAGAGCTTGGACACTGCCCTGACCTCAGCTCTCAGCTCCATGCCCTCCTTCACAGCCAAGCTGATGaagagccagcagcaggctcCAGGAGAGGGGGGCTGCAGCACTTCCTggagcctgggcacagcccttg AGCACGgcaggagcccccagagccagggctgtgcttccTGTGGCAAATCCTTCTCCTGCTACTTCAAGGCCGAGCCCGTGTACCAGCTCCCCTGCGGGCACCTCCTGTGCCGGCCCTGCCTGGCCGAGCCCCGGGCTCCAGCATCCCCCATCCACTGCGGGAGCTGCAAGAGGGCAGCAGCCACTCACGACGTCAGGAGGGTTCATTTCTGA